From the Corynebacterium sp. P3-F1 genome, the window CGGCGCGGTAGCGGCTGATCTGGTCCGCCTGGATTTCGCCCAGGGTCTCGGCGGTGGTCTCGGAGACCAGGGTGGACGACATCAGGTTCAGCCCGTCCTTGGCGGTCTGTTCCGCCGAGGTGTGGGTGCCGGAGCCGTAAAAGATGTGTTTACGCAGCTCGGGCGCCATGGGGAAGACCGGCAGAGCGGAGCCAGGCTGGAACATGTTGGGGTACTGCCGGTCCAGCGGAGCGGCTGCAGCAAATCCGTTGCCGTCCACTGCAGCCATGAACGCCTCGAGGTGGCCGCGCGCAACGTCCGCTCCGCTGGGCGCTTCGCCCTTGTAGCCGAAGGCCTCCCAGCCGCGGTCAGCCACCTCTGGGGCGCCGCGCGAGACGCCCAAGGCCACGCGGCCACCGGAAATCTGGTACAGCGACGCAGCCTCTTCGGCGAGGTAGAGCGGGTTTTCATAGCGCATGTCGATGACACCGGTGCCCACCTCGATGTATTTGGTGGTGGCCGCGACAGCACCGAGCAGCGGCATCGGGGCGGAGGCCTGCGGCACGAAGTGGTGGACGCGAAAGGACGCATTGTTCACACCGATCTCGTCCGCAGCCTGGGCGATCTCCAGGTGAATCTTGGCGATCTTTTCCGCAGACGGCCCACGCTGGCCGCCGAAGGCGTAATGCCCGAAACTTAAGAATCCGAACGCTTTCATTGAACAACACTCCCTTTGATGACATATCAACAAGTAAGGTAATACTTCGCTTCAGGATTGTCACGGGTGGCGGCGGGTTGAAGAG encodes:
- a CDS encoding LLM class flavin-dependent oxidoreductase gives rise to the protein MKAFGFLSFGHYAFGGQRGPSAEKIAKIHLEIAQAADEIGVNNASFRVHHFVPQASAPMPLLGAVAATTKYIEVGTGVIDMRYENPLYLAEEAASLYQISGGRVALGVSRGAPEVADRGWEAFGYKGEAPSGADVARGHLEAFMAAVDGNGFAAAAPLDRQYPNMFQPGSALPVFPMAPELRKHIFYGSGTHTSAEQTAKDGLNLMSSTLVSETTAETLGEIQADQISRYRAAWKEAGRAWTPRVSVSRSIFPIVDDADMQMFGMQASGSDQVGALPDVGSTTFGRTYAAEPDKLIEQLKADPAIMSADTLLITIPTGMGVDVNVKILDNFATHVAPALGWQSNREGPVTGYPID